GGCCAGACGGAGAAACATGCCGCTGGAGTAGGTTTTCACAGGCCGGTCCAAAAAGTCCCCTATGTCGGCGAAGGCCGCAATGCCGGAAAAACGAGCCTCCACGTCCCTGCGCTCCATGCCCAGCAACGCGGCATTCACATACACGTTTTCCCGCCCGGAAAATTCCGGATTGAACCCCGCGCCCAGTTCCAGCAGGGCTGCCACCCTCCCATGCACTGCAATCTCGCCCCGGCTTGGAGTCAGAGTCCCGCAAATGCACTGCAACAGAGTGGATTTTCCCGAGCCGTTCCGGCCCACGATGCCCACGGTTTCCCCCCGGCGGACTTCAAAGCTCACCTCCTCCAGGGCGCGGACTTCGGAATAATAAGTGCGCCGTCCCCGGAACAGCGACTGCTTGAGCCGGTCCAAGGGGCAGGCATAAATATGGAAGTTTTTGCTGACTCCGCGCAGGGAGATGGCCACGTCAGACGACATCGGCAAATCCTTTGCGCGCCTTGGCATAAAACCACCAGGCGGCTTCCAGAGCGGCCAGGGCGGCCAGCGTGTACACGGCAAGCCCGGACCAGTCCGGCATGTTGCCAAGAACAAGCACGTCCCGGACGGCGGCAATGACCGGAGCCAGGGGATTAATGAGCAGAAACTTGCGGAACTCCTCGGGCACCGCGCTCAGAGGGTAAAAAATGGGGCTCAGAAACATGAGCACCGTAAGCAGGATGGACATGAGCTGATCCATATCCCGCACATATACGCCCAAGGTGGCAAGCCCAAGGGCGCAGGCGCAGGTCAGCAGACACAGAGGCGCCAAGACCACGGGCAACAGCAGGACCGTCAGCGGCAAAGCAAGATGGGATACGGCCAGAAACAAAATCAGCACGCAGGCGCTGAGGGCTGCGTTGAACAGGGCGCTGCCCAGAGCTACGGCGGGAAGAATCTCCAGAGGAAAAATGATCTTGGTGATGTAATTGGGCTGGGAGACGAAAAGTGACGGAGCCCGACCCGCGCATTCGGCGAAAAAGGCGTACACGATGAGCCCGCAGAACAGGTACGGTGCAAATTCCACCGGAGAATCGGCCTCTCCCCATCTGGCCCTGAAAATAACGCTGAATACGAAGGTATACACGCAAAGCATGAACACCGGCACCAAAACGGGCCA
Above is a window of Desulfomicrobium orale DSM 12838 DNA encoding:
- a CDS encoding ABC transporter permease, encoding MTHKPGGFFVSLYRHRTLLAQLTRREIAARYKGTMLGMVWPVLVPVFMLCVYTFVFSVIFRARWGEADSPVEFAPYLFCGLIVYAFFAECAGRAPSLFVSQPNYITKIIFPLEILPAVALGSALFNAALSACVLILFLAVSHLALPLTVLLLPVVLAPLCLLTCACALGLATLGVYVRDMDQLMSILLTVLMFLSPIFYPLSAVPEEFRKFLLINPLAPVIAAVRDVLVLGNMPDWSGLAVYTLAALAALEAAWWFYAKARKGFADVV